The genomic DNA TTCAGTCGCGACCCTCCCCACAACGCCCTGGACGACGCCTGCCGCTAGCGAACCGGGCTAAGCGGCGGTGCCCGTGGAGACTCACACCATTGTCTTCCACTGATTGCTGCGCATGCACCGGTGCTTGCCGAGAGTCCGCCACCGGCGCCTGATCCTCGGCTAGCCCGCCCAACTCACCGGCCACACTCCGCGCCAAGTCCGCCCTCATCGTCCACGCACACCGTGTCCGATCTCGAGTCAACGAAGACGACGGCCTCATCCCCAGCACCGCCTCCCGAGAATCCGTCCAAACCCATCCAACACGAACAAGGCCGGCAGCTGAGGTTCAGTCGTACTCACGACGAACTGTGGAGGAAATCCTCCGTCGTCCCACACCCAGATTCGGCTCTTGCTCGATACACACAGGATCTGTTTCAAATATGGCCAGCTCAGGAAAACGACCTAAGGCGTGGCTCGGACATGACGGCAGCTCCGTAAGGCCGAGACCAAGTAAGCCCTCACGTACTGTGCTGCACGCTCTCCGGTGGGGGAATCTACGCTGACGCTCGCCCCAGGTCGGCGAGCCTGCCTTAAGGGGCAGGCACACCGGGTATCAAGGTTGTCAGTTAGGCCCCGAGGCCACAGGCGAGACGCTAGCTGATGGTCCGTCTACGGCACCAAGGCTTCCAGTTCAGATCCAGGCGAGGACGACCACCGGCCATCTCACGCGCGCGGAGGCCGTCAACACGGGATCTTTGGGCGCGTTTCCCGACTGACGACCAGAACTTCGTTTCCCACCAGCCAGTCCCTCGCAGGGAAATCAGGGGACGTCGAATCGCCTCGCAAAACCTCCCGGCGACCACGTCGTCGACCATCTCGTTGAGCCGTTCGATCTCGCCTTCTGCGGACTCGTCGCACGCATCGCAGCCACAACTCGGAAAGAGCTCGCTGTACCACCGCCCGAATCGGACGTGAAGACCCGGAAAGGTTGAGAACACCACCGCAATCGGGGCGGCGTCGGAGTCCCTGGGGTTGAGTCTCACATGCGGACGTGCAGGGTCCAGTCCCTGCTCCAGTTCCGCGTCCAGGCCATACCCCTCGGTACGCTCCACGTCGAAGTCGTTCTCCAGCCGGCCGATAATCTCCAG from Chloroflexota bacterium includes the following:
- a CDS encoding DUF6226 family protein → MPGWFGYAKCESAGPPPDSAYSRVTNAERFQPLHSAMLEIIGRLENDFDVERTEGYGLDAELEQGLDPARPHVRLNPRDSDAAPIAVVFSTFPGLHVRFGRWYSELFPSCGCDACDESAEGEIERLNEMVDDVVAGRFCEAIRRPLISLRGTGWWETKFWSSVGKRAQRSRVDGLRAREMAGGRPRLDLNWKPWCRRRTIS